AAGACTATTCTAGCACCACTATGAACAATAATACAACAAAAGAATACAAGGATATTTGATGAAATCACGGCTAAAGCCCCATCAGAAATGAATCTCCACAACCAGTAATTCGTGTTTTCTTGGTCACAATTTGCTAGTCCTTCTGCAGAATTGAAAAGGGTATGCAACACATCTCCACCCAAACTTTGGCACATTTTGTCAAATATCTGCTACCCAGGATATATATCAGTTCAAAGAGGATTCATGTGTAGAACACCCAACAAAGGTTATAGATGAGGcatagaaaattttattttatcctcTAGTATGGATGTGGATCTTTTACAAGGGTTAAATGGCTATTTTACAAGGATAGATGAGGCTATCCTTGCTGAAACGCTTGATTTTCGCAAAATTATGTCTCACCTCCAACACATTGTAAACCACATAAAGTTTGATTGTCCCTTGACCACGGATTATGTGATATATTAGGCTGATGTCTGAGTCACAAGACATAAACAACCTGATTTTAGATGCTCAATTTAACATTTGGTCAGCGGATGAGACAAAAGGTTGAAAAAAAGTGTGCAGTGTGTAAATATTCTTATAAAACCTGTCTGTTCTAAAAGAAAAACTCCACAGGCCAGCgcaacaaaacaaccgaaatcacATAGTTCTGCTGCTGAAGGCCTTATAAAATGCCTGCCACAAGCATGATCTAGTTATTTTCAGAGTATAGAGTTGAGTACTTTACCCAAAAAAGTTGCATAACACATACAGGTGCAAACAATGGAACCTGACTCTGTTACCCAACTATCTATGTAAGTCCTAGTTACAGCAGTGAACTAAATAGCTATATTTTTCATGGAAACTATAATTCTAACTAGTTTTATAGAACTTAAAGTTCCCCAGATAACTAAATAGTCTTTTGAGTCATCAATAATTTAAATCAGAAATGCACAGATTCATCATCCTGATCAACACTGAACTATAGCAACTGTACATTTATATTCATTAATCCTTTCAAACTTTAAATAAGCATCATCCCGTACtttaaacatcaattcagttcCTCTTCGATATGGATTTTGTCTAACACAATTACACCACTCCAACTAATTAATAAGTAGCTAATTTCAAGGTAAATCACTTAATAAAGCAAGCAGGATtccatatatacattttaatcaatgcttaaaaaaggaaaaaactaAACACTCACCTTGCATTCAGATTCCTCCAAGCAACCATGATAAGTCTTATAGGCATTATGGTCACTATTGATAGAAATGAATCAAAGCATACAAAGTAGCCGACACTTATGAGCTGCATAAGCAGAGTCATTAAGGATTATCAATGAAAGAACGCAGGGCAGTTATAACATTGTGCATTCACAGGATTCAAATATGTAGAATCATCTGCCATCGTCCTTTACTAATAATCTCTTAAGGTAAAACTCTCAAAAGATAAAAGccttctttgaaaaaaaaattaagaatgcATCTCACCAGTTCACAACGCCAAGGCAAACGGAATATGGTATCATATACTCTTTCACGATCTTCCTCATTGGCCAGAGTTGATGTCGTCCGTAAGGAATTTCCACAATTCATTTCTTCTACAAAGTATTTCAGTGGAGACTTCTCTATAGACAAAAAATCtggcaaaataaaaaaaataactagtCAAGAAAAATTTATTCAGCTAGATCACATACAAAAGCTTTGTGCTCCCTGATTATATGTCCTTGATTATACAAAGATTTCTGCTCCCTGACTATAAGTACCAGAAACTAATAAAAAACAATTCAAACAACACAAATCATTTCAAATCATATTCGTATACATAACTCACAATTAGGATCTTTCGCCATAACTACTCGTCTCCAATCCAACGATTCCTCCCTCTCCAGCTTCCGAGACCTCTTGTCCTTAACAACACCATCCACTTCCTTTCTATCCCCACTAAATTTCTCATTCTCATTCCCATTCCCATTCTCATCCTCATTGGCATTAACATTCTCCTCCCTCGCATTAACACTCCTCTGTCTTAATTCCCCCCCATGCAGCTGACAAAACTCGACGCTAACAACACTCTTCTCCTCTGGAACAGCACTCATTTCCTCATAAACCACATTCTTACTCACACTACCATTACAAACATGACTAGTCTCACACTGATCCTCAATTATATCTTCCAAACACTCGCTCCCCGCATTCTTCCTCGAGCTTTTGTTTCTCTTTTTACGACGATTACGCTTTGAATCCGATGTTGCTGCATTGGCCTCGAGAGCAGgtggatcggatttggatcggtGCATGGGGCGCTTGGTGCTGTCATTGTCTTCAAAGGTGGCGGTGTTGAGAATGTCGAATGATAACTTACGACCACCTGACCTAACCATCATTTACGTGCATAGGTTTTGTAAAGACGAGGTAGGGTTTTGGTTGATGATCCTTGTGATTTGATTTAGCTGTCGGAGAAGAAGAGTTGTTTTGTACATTTATGTGAAACCTTAAATCAAACAGAAAGTGCACACTTGGAAGTGTGGTGATGCATTCCCGCGAATTAATAGATGCCACGTTTCTGCAATTTTCCTAACTCtattaggggtcgtttggttcgaagagtggtatcgggttggaatgaggaatcgggttaagctggtatgggtttgaggtatcatatctgatatcatgtgtttggttgagtgctggaatcaatatatgcaatttttgtaaaaaataagttattaatttatattaattgaaaaaattaataaaattattattgttatgtatttttgcatcattgatttaattttgtataaaacattaatatttgattacttaaatagagacaaaaaaaatcaaaaatgaatggatacccatacctccatctcatacccacctccccacctaggtatcaaaaactcataccttgggggtttaaggtatgggtttgagATTATATTTTCACCAACCAAACActaggtatgggtt
This genomic window from Daucus carota subsp. sativus chromosome 7, DH1 v3.0, whole genome shotgun sequence contains:
- the LOC108195558 gene encoding protein POLLEN DEFECTIVE IN GUIDANCE 1, with protein sequence MMVRSGGRKLSFDILNTATFEDNDSTKRPMHRSKSDPPALEANAATSDSKRNRRKKRNKSSRKNAGSECLEDIIEDQCETSHVCNGSVSKNVVYEEMSAVPEEKSVVSVEFCQLHGGELRQRSVNAREENVNANEDENGNGNENEKFSGDRKEVDGVVKDKRSRKLEREESLDWRRVVMAKDPNYFLSIEKSPLKYFVEEMNCGNSLRTTSTLANEEDRERVYDTIFRLPWRCELLISVGYFVCFDSFLSIVTIMPIRLIMVAWRNLNARHFIRPSAAELCDFGCFVALACGVFLLEQTDISLIYHIIRGQGTIKLYVVYNVLEIFDKMCQSLGGDVLHTLFNSAEGLANCDQENTNYWLWRFISDGALAVISSIIHSFILLAEAITLSTCVVAHNNTLLALLVSNNFAEIKSSVFKRFSKDNVQVMVYSDSVERFHISSFILFVFAQYTVEAEYPWFEKFLFNASMVYICEIMIDTIKHSFIAKFNDIKPIVFSEFLEDLCRQRLKLEEENEKKKLTFVPLAPACVIIRVLSPVYAAHLPQGPFVWKLFCIFFLSAITFLMLTTLKVMVGMGLQKHATWYLERSQKRKLHCD